The following proteins are co-located in the Desulfatitalea tepidiphila genome:
- a CDS encoding nucleoside recognition protein, with product MASRDNHAARVGHAPWVALGLSAAMLALGVALIDELSVAAMGGRLAWPMLRLLAFIAFGLALGQIIEATGWTHALGRLGAPLFRFARMGPHCSAAFTTAFFSGAAANAMLYDFWKEQRIDRVRLVLSHLANQFPAFFLHLPTTFFIIMPLTGWAGGLYFILTFLAALMRLVLVLAVGRWRPQGMQASSVDSPAESPLKKKRQDTWQVIKTKLPGRLVGVATYVVPIYIAVFLLNGAGVFAWTETWLARSVTGAFVPVEALSLVVLSFVAEFTSGFAAAGALLDQGVVTIKQAVIALLVGNIVAVPVRALRHQLPRLMGVFAPVMGLQLLLLGQGYRIASLVVVGAIYYYL from the coding sequence ATGGCTTCAAGAGATAACCACGCCGCGCGGGTCGGTCATGCCCCGTGGGTGGCGCTCGGCCTGTCGGCGGCGATGCTGGCGCTGGGAGTCGCCCTGATCGACGAGCTGTCCGTTGCGGCCATGGGCGGCCGTCTGGCCTGGCCCATGCTGCGACTGCTCGCTTTTATCGCATTCGGGCTGGCCCTGGGACAGATCATCGAAGCGACCGGATGGACCCATGCTTTGGGCCGTCTGGGGGCGCCTCTTTTTCGGTTCGCCCGGATGGGACCCCACTGCAGCGCCGCCTTTACGACCGCATTCTTTTCAGGTGCGGCGGCCAATGCCATGCTCTACGATTTTTGGAAGGAACAGCGTATCGACCGGGTGCGACTGGTGCTGAGCCATCTGGCCAACCAGTTTCCAGCCTTCTTCCTGCATCTGCCGACCACGTTTTTCATCATCATGCCCCTGACCGGGTGGGCTGGCGGGCTTTACTTCATCCTTACTTTCCTGGCCGCCCTGATGCGCCTGGTGCTGGTGCTGGCCGTGGGGCGCTGGCGGCCGCAGGGCATGCAGGCGTCGTCCGTTGATTCCCCTGCGGAATCGCCCCTTAAGAAGAAGCGGCAAGATACCTGGCAGGTCATCAAGACCAAGCTGCCCGGCCGACTCGTGGGTGTGGCCACCTACGTGGTCCCAATTTACATCGCCGTCTTCCTGCTCAACGGCGCGGGCGTTTTTGCATGGACCGAGACCTGGTTGGCCCGCAGCGTGACCGGCGCCTTCGTCCCTGTCGAGGCGCTCTCCCTGGTGGTGTTGAGTTTCGTGGCCGAGTTCACTTCGGGCTTTGCCGCGGCCGGGGCACTGCTCGACCAGGGTGTCGTGACCATCAAACAGGCGGTGATCGCCCTGCTGGTGGGCAACATCGTCGCCGTTCCGGTGCGCGCCCTGAGACATCAGTTGCCGCGGCTGATGGGTGTTTTCGCGCCGGTCATGGGGCTGCAATTGCTTCTCCTGGGGCAAGGCTATCGGATCGCCAGCCTGGTGGTGGTGGGGGCTATATATTATTACTTGTAA
- the cobI gene encoding precorrin-2 C(20)-methyltransferase, which produces MKTTHTGTLYGIGVGPGDPELIPIKAVRILAAVDVVFTAASTRNDYSRALEIVRPHLPDHVAIEKLDFPMSKDHSVMEEAWRRHAAHIAEVMESGKEAAFLTLGDPLTYSTYGYILRHLRTERPDITIVTIPGITSYQAAAAAVNQPLVEGEESLLILSGVHGGHRLRETLQTPDNVVFLKAYRDVGGIRAALQETGLSAGSLAVTHCSTAQQQVHLDLNELAAHPPNYWTLILAKRNAHGFKR; this is translated from the coding sequence ATGAAAACAACGCATACAGGCACCCTGTACGGTATCGGCGTAGGACCCGGAGATCCGGAATTGATTCCCATCAAGGCCGTGCGCATCCTGGCCGCGGTGGATGTCGTGTTTACGGCGGCCTCCACCCGCAACGACTACTCCCGGGCACTGGAGATCGTTCGTCCCCATTTGCCCGACCATGTCGCCATCGAAAAGCTGGACTTTCCCATGAGCAAGGACCATTCGGTCATGGAAGAGGCCTGGCGGCGGCATGCCGCCCACATCGCCGAGGTGATGGAAAGTGGAAAGGAGGCGGCCTTTTTGACCCTGGGCGACCCGCTGACCTATTCCACCTACGGTTATATCCTGCGGCATTTAAGAACCGAACGGCCCGATATCACCATCGTGACCATACCGGGCATCACGTCCTACCAGGCCGCCGCAGCGGCGGTCAATCAGCCCCTGGTGGAAGGCGAGGAATCCCTGCTCATCCTCTCGGGGGTGCACGGCGGCCACCGCTTGCGAGAGACGCTTCAGACGCCGGATAATGTGGTGTTTCTGAAGGCGTATCGGGATGTAGGCGGCATCCGCGCGGCCCTGCAAGAGACTGGCCTGTCGGCGGGCAGCCTGGCGGTGACGCATTGCTCCACGGCCCAGCAGCAGGTCCACCTGGATCTCAATGAACTGGCGGCGCATCCACCCAATTACTGGACCCTGATTCTTGCCAAGCGGAATGCCCATGGCTTCAAGAGATAA
- a CDS encoding ABC transporter substrate-binding protein, which yields MSGVVSGVGRNCGWVLLLLPLIVWTGRSTASDMSMTEDLIVDAVGRRLNVSAPFRRIISLYGAHTENLFAMGAQEQVIGVSRHEDWPPEACSKPVHSYHDDLERFLAVRPDLVLVRPMIDRGYGHLLERLEANAIAVISLQPNTVEEMFVYWRILGRLTGRRAAAEQMVTDFQDAMACIAERTATIVDKKRVYFEAIHDRMRTFSPDAMAIFVLETAGGINIAADAAPRRGSTIADFGKERILARGDAIDVYLAQVGPMNRPNLESIRKEPGFDLIRAVSNGDIHFIDEQLVSRPTLRMVIGICWIGRILYPEIFAPGRTPSGCLVHHCPTGAHQTE from the coding sequence GTGAGTGGTGTCGTGAGTGGTGTAGGCCGTAATTGCGGGTGGGTGTTGCTCTTGTTGCCGCTTATCGTCTGGACCGGCCGATCGACGGCGTCCGACATGTCGATGACGGAAGATCTCATTGTGGATGCCGTGGGACGTCGGCTGAACGTATCGGCGCCTTTCCGGCGGATCATCTCTTTATATGGCGCCCACACCGAAAATTTGTTCGCCATGGGGGCCCAGGAGCAGGTGATCGGCGTATCGCGCCACGAGGACTGGCCTCCGGAAGCGTGCAGTAAACCGGTCCATTCCTACCATGACGATCTGGAGCGATTTCTGGCGGTTCGGCCCGACCTGGTCCTTGTGCGCCCCATGATCGACAGGGGCTACGGCCATTTGCTCGAGCGACTGGAGGCCAACGCCATCGCGGTGATTTCCCTCCAGCCCAACACCGTCGAGGAGATGTTTGTTTACTGGCGTATCCTGGGCCGCCTGACCGGTCGCCGCGCGGCCGCCGAGCAGATGGTGACCGACTTCCAGGACGCCATGGCCTGCATCGCAGAACGGACGGCGACCATCGTCGACAAGAAGCGGGTCTATTTCGAGGCGATTCACGACCGCATGCGAACCTTTTCGCCGGATGCCATGGCCATTTTCGTGCTTGAAACCGCCGGCGGGATCAACATCGCCGCCGACGCCGCGCCGCGCCGGGGCAGCACCATCGCCGATTTCGGCAAAGAACGCATATTGGCCAGGGGTGACGCCATCGATGTTTACCTGGCCCAGGTCGGCCCCATGAACCGGCCGAACCTGGAGAGCATCCGGAAAGAACCGGGCTTCGATCTCATCCGGGCCGTAAGCAATGGGGATATCCATTTTATCGACGAACAGCTGGTCTCCCGTCCGACCCTGCGAATGGTCATAGGGATCTGCTGGATCGGCCGGATCCTTTATCCGGAAATTTTCGCCCCCGGCAGGACACCGTCGGGTTGTCTGGTACACCATTGCCCGACCGGCGCCCATCAGACGGAGTGA
- a CDS encoding ABC transporter ATP-binding protein: MYELDHLYYGYDGQTVIEDVSLNFETGHFYGILGPNGSGKTTLLDLLSGHLRPHGGHIRLDGRELASFPRKALARRIALVPQDYRINFPYTCGEVLMMGRYPHLPRFSRPTARDRAVVAEVIEQTGLGAFADRYVDRLSGGERQRVVFARGLAQSADILLLDEATASLDIQHAIALLNLAERRVGQGGTVIAVFQDINLAALYCDRWVCLRQGRLVCAGTTADVLTAATLQAVFDVQAQVVHQPFCGAPQVCLNKEVA; this comes from the coding sequence ATGTACGAGCTGGATCACCTATATTATGGTTACGATGGCCAAACGGTGATCGAGGATGTGTCGCTGAATTTCGAGACCGGCCATTTCTACGGCATTCTCGGTCCAAACGGCAGTGGCAAGACCACCTTGCTCGATCTGCTGTCCGGCCATCTTCGTCCGCACGGTGGCCACATTCGCCTGGACGGCCGGGAACTGGCCTCTTTTCCCCGAAAGGCCCTGGCCCGCCGGATCGCCCTGGTGCCTCAGGATTACCGGATCAATTTTCCGTACACCTGCGGAGAAGTGCTGATGATGGGGCGCTATCCCCACCTGCCGCGATTTTCCCGCCCGACCGCCAGAGACCGTGCCGTGGTGGCAGAGGTGATCGAGCAGACCGGCCTCGGCGCCTTTGCCGATCGTTATGTGGACCGCCTGAGTGGCGGTGAACGCCAACGGGTGGTCTTCGCCCGGGGTTTGGCACAGTCAGCCGACATTCTCCTGTTGGATGAGGCCACTGCCAGTCTGGACATTCAGCACGCCATCGCCCTGCTCAATCTGGCCGAGCGGCGCGTCGGCCAGGGCGGCACGGTCATCGCCGTTTTTCAAGACATCAATCTGGCCGCCCTGTATTGCGACCGATGGGTCTGTTTGCGCCAAGGCCGCCTCGTCTGCGCCGGGACGACCGCCGATGTCCTGACCGCAGCCACCCTGCAGGCGGTGTTCGATGTCCAGGCGCAAGTGGTCCACCAGCCCTTTTGCGGCGCCCCCCAAGTGTGTCTCAACAAGGAGGTGGCGTGA
- a CDS encoding FecCD family ABC transporter permease: MLALLLAMEIVLATGSGFIQVSYPDVVRILAARLSGAEGLISRLDELAPVVVLEVRLPRILAAAVVGCGLAVSGTIFQGILLNPLADPYTLGVSSGAAFGAAMALWLNLAVIGAWSVPLFAFAGALGTLLVVIWLTASSGDLSSASLILSGIIVAAILSAGVSFIKYLAGEEVSIIIFWLMGSFASKTWTEVGMVAAVVGAGLAITLFFGRDLNLLALGSRTAGSLGISPTRLSMTMLVSASLMAAACVAVSGIIGFVGLLVPHMVRFITGPDHRRLIPTAALAGACLLLLADTVTRAILPQEVPIGVITALIGGPFFCVIYRRRQRHRRD; encoded by the coding sequence GTGCTGGCTCTGTTGCTGGCCATGGAGATCGTTCTGGCGACGGGGAGCGGATTCATTCAGGTCTCCTATCCAGATGTGGTGCGCATTCTGGCGGCACGCCTCTCCGGTGCCGAGGGGTTGATCTCCCGTCTCGATGAACTGGCGCCGGTGGTGGTTTTGGAGGTGCGGCTGCCCAGAATTCTGGCCGCAGCCGTCGTGGGATGCGGGCTCGCGGTTTCCGGTACGATCTTTCAAGGGATTCTGCTCAATCCATTGGCCGATCCCTATACCTTGGGGGTCTCATCGGGAGCCGCGTTCGGCGCGGCCATGGCCTTATGGTTGAACCTGGCGGTGATAGGCGCCTGGTCCGTGCCGTTGTTCGCCTTCGCCGGTGCCCTGGGAACGTTGCTCGTGGTGATCTGGCTGACCGCCAGCAGCGGCGACCTGTCGTCAGCGAGCCTGATCCTTTCGGGCATCATCGTCGCCGCCATTTTGTCGGCAGGAGTGAGTTTCATCAAATATTTGGCCGGCGAGGAGGTGAGCATCATCATCTTCTGGTTGATGGGCAGCTTCGCCTCCAAGACCTGGACCGAGGTGGGCATGGTGGCCGCAGTGGTCGGAGCGGGATTGGCCATCACCTTGTTTTTCGGCCGCGATCTCAACTTGTTGGCCCTGGGCAGCCGTACCGCCGGTTCGCTGGGGATTTCGCCGACCAGATTGTCGATGACGATGCTGGTGAGCGCTTCGTTGATGGCCGCAGCGTGTGTGGCGGTTTCCGGGATTATCGGTTTCGTGGGGCTGCTGGTGCCCCACATGGTGCGCTTCATCACCGGCCCGGACCATCGCCGTCTGATACCGACCGCAGCCCTGGCCGGTGCATGTTTGTTGCTCCTGGCGGATACGGTGACACGGGCGATATTGCCCCAGGAGGTGCCCATCGGGGTCATTACCGCACTCATCGGAGGACCGTTTTTTTGCGTCATCTATCGCCGGCGCCAGCGACATCGACGGGATTAG
- a CDS encoding sirohydrochlorin cobaltochelatase — translation MIGPPAQAGAHGATAPKKVGILLVAFGSSEASAQVSFDNIDRAVRQAYPQVPVRWAYTSHIIRAKLADQGKVLDSPAMALARLHDEKFTHVAVQSLHTIAGEEYHELRRIVGGFQAMALFEKIVMGHPLMATQADMEAVVDTILANLPQARRADEGVVFMGHGTHHPADAGYAALMYRLQLKDPQIFVGTVEGYPDVELILGQLKQRKINKVYLMPFMSVAGDHAKNDMAGSEDDSWVSIFTGAGIQCVPILKGTAEYDGFVKIWVAHAGEALKALH, via the coding sequence ATGATCGGCCCCCCGGCGCAGGCAGGCGCACACGGCGCCACGGCGCCCAAAAAAGTCGGGATTCTTCTGGTCGCCTTCGGCTCCAGCGAAGCTTCCGCCCAGGTTTCCTTCGATAACATTGACCGGGCAGTACGCCAGGCTTATCCCCAGGTGCCGGTGCGTTGGGCCTATACCTCTCACATCATTCGCGCGAAACTCGCCGATCAGGGCAAAGTTCTCGATTCTCCCGCCATGGCCCTCGCTCGCTTGCATGATGAGAAGTTCACCCATGTGGCGGTGCAGTCCCTGCACACCATTGCCGGCGAGGAATACCATGAACTGCGTCGGATCGTCGGGGGATTCCAAGCCATGGCGCTGTTTGAGAAGATCGTCATGGGCCATCCGCTCATGGCGACTCAGGCGGACATGGAAGCTGTCGTCGACACGATTCTGGCGAATTTGCCGCAAGCACGTCGGGCCGATGAAGGCGTGGTGTTCATGGGCCATGGCACCCATCATCCCGCCGATGCAGGTTATGCTGCCCTGATGTATCGGTTGCAACTCAAGGACCCGCAAATTTTCGTGGGAACGGTCGAGGGCTATCCGGACGTGGAACTGATCCTTGGGCAGTTGAAGCAAAGAAAGATCAACAAGGTGTATCTGATGCCCTTCATGTCCGTGGCCGGGGACCATGCCAAAAACGATATGGCGGGCAGCGAAGATGATTCCTGGGTCAGCATCTTTACCGGCGCCGGGATTCAATGCGTGCCCATTCTCAAGGGGACGGCGGAGTACGACGGCTTTGTGAAGATATGGGTCGCCCATGCGGGCGAGGCGTTGAAGGCGCTGCATTGA
- a CDS encoding substrate-binding domain-containing protein translates to MKILSKSIMISVLVVVLTALISVPGVMAAEKLRYSSSAQVNDVFRGEGVSRFIKETGYEVDMFVCSSSSALHRLFNGVCDIASSAEPLAPNHAEFGYVETPFCKVPMIVITNLETPVDNISEDQLRAIFSGEITNWKEVGGPDHDIIAITPGKDTAAFKNFSMLALKRSEVKYDFMAYRSTMVVTSVARIPWSISFVTKGSADRDAAIKILKVNGKFFKDKDYPYIQTFSFVTQGEPSGPVKAFIDFAKSPASQQRMKESGIVPISY, encoded by the coding sequence ATGAAAATTTTATCAAAATCCATCATGATTTCTGTCCTTGTCGTTGTACTTACAGCTCTCATTTCAGTACCCGGCGTCATGGCTGCGGAAAAGCTGCGTTACAGCAGTTCCGCCCAAGTCAATGATGTATTCAGGGGCGAAGGCGTCAGCCGTTTTATCAAAGAGACCGGTTACGAAGTGGACATGTTCGTTTGCTCTTCCTCATCGGCTTTGCATCGACTCTTCAACGGTGTTTGCGACATCGCCAGCAGCGCCGAACCCCTGGCGCCCAACCACGCCGAATTCGGTTACGTTGAGACGCCGTTTTGTAAGGTGCCCATGATTGTGATCACCAATTTGGAGACACCAGTCGACAATATCAGCGAAGATCAGTTGCGAGCCATTTTTTCAGGAGAAATCACCAACTGGAAGGAAGTTGGCGGTCCGGACCACGATATCATCGCCATCACACCGGGAAAAGATACCGCCGCATTCAAAAACTTCTCCATGCTGGCCCTCAAGCGCAGCGAAGTCAAATATGATTTTATGGCCTATCGTTCTACGATGGTCGTCACCTCGGTCGCACGAATCCCTTGGAGCATCTCCTTTGTCACCAAGGGTTCGGCCGACCGTGATGCGGCCATCAAGATATTGAAGGTTAACGGGAAATTCTTTAAGGACAAGGATTATCCATATATTCAGACTTTTTCATTCGTGACCCAGGGAGAACCCAGCGGTCCTGTAAAGGCCTTCATCGACTTTGCCAAGTCACCGGCAAGCCAGCAAAGAATGAAAGAAAGCGGCATCGTTCCGATTTCCTACTGA
- a CDS encoding DUF4410 domain-containing protein, with the protein MKRRLGMKQMFVWGTALLMMVSLYACGGQQAQPEEAEAPPPSAAKLSKKYADVLCYAFETTPEIAKDYPDATSTLQHSLLTALQMKNRFNKVAMLKLNERTKGDTLLVKAKVTDLRIVSGAARMWGGVFAGSSYINVDLQLIDGGTKQVVREEPLNSSNNPWAASYAYGSTDRSLPDDMGKIVAEYITAIMP; encoded by the coding sequence ATGAAAAGACGTCTTGGGATGAAACAGATGTTTGTTTGGGGAACCGCGCTCTTGATGATGGTCTCGCTTTATGCCTGCGGCGGTCAGCAGGCCCAACCCGAAGAGGCCGAAGCGCCACCGCCTTCAGCAGCCAAACTTTCCAAGAAATATGCCGACGTCCTCTGCTATGCATTTGAAACCACGCCGGAAATCGCCAAGGACTATCCCGATGCGACCAGCACCCTTCAGCACAGTCTATTGACCGCCCTGCAGATGAAAAATCGGTTTAACAAGGTCGCCATGCTGAAGCTGAATGAGAGAACCAAGGGCGACACCCTGCTCGTCAAAGCCAAGGTCACCGATCTGCGCATCGTCAGCGGCGCCGCACGTATGTGGGGAGGCGTCTTTGCTGGCAGTTCCTATATCAATGTCGACCTGCAATTGATCGACGGCGGCACCAAACAGGTGGTCCGGGAAGAGCCCCTGAACAGCAGCAACAACCCTTGGGCCGCATCGTATGCGTATGGCTCGACCGATCGTTCGCTGCCCGACGACATGGGCAAAATCGTGGCCGAGTATATCACCGCCATCATGCCATAG
- a CDS encoding dialkylrecorsinol condensing enzyme DarA, with product MQFKELERHRSKAGYREASLCFGATVDIEVMKKLLVVCYSQSGQLTQIVRSVLKPVSESGQIELVFEELRPRAPYPFPWTALRFADTFPESLQGTPCELEPFQFDPQADYDGIVLAYQVWYLSPSIPVNAFLKSPEAKQVIKGRPVVTVIGCRNMWLQAQEKVKASIVELGGLPAGNIVLMDRAPNLLGIISITAWMLTGNKDRFLKIFPRPGISDEDITRAERFGVPLRDALHHGRWDSLQADLNRLGAVEVVPSYILFEQRILKIFNVWAKFIRRSGPPGDASRHFRLRLFIGYLFAAVFLIAPLATAVTFVLRMLHRDKVNRLIDYYASNRYPQETNG from the coding sequence TTGCAGTTCAAGGAGTTGGAACGCCACCGGAGCAAGGCGGGGTATCGCGAGGCCTCCCTCTGTTTCGGAGCTACCGTCGATATCGAAGTGATGAAAAAACTGCTCGTTGTATGCTACTCCCAATCCGGGCAACTGACCCAGATCGTGCGCTCGGTACTCAAACCCGTCAGCGAGAGCGGTCAAATCGAGTTGGTCTTTGAAGAGCTGCGTCCGAGAGCCCCCTATCCTTTTCCATGGACGGCCTTGCGTTTCGCCGACACCTTTCCCGAATCGCTGCAAGGTACTCCTTGTGAACTCGAGCCGTTCCAATTCGATCCCCAAGCCGATTACGACGGGATCGTCCTCGCCTACCAGGTGTGGTATCTGTCGCCCAGCATTCCGGTCAACGCCTTCCTGAAAAGCCCTGAAGCGAAGCAGGTAATCAAGGGCCGGCCGGTGGTGACGGTCATCGGATGCCGTAACATGTGGCTCCAGGCCCAGGAAAAGGTCAAGGCCAGCATCGTCGAACTCGGTGGCCTGCCGGCGGGAAACATCGTGCTCATGGACCGGGCGCCCAACCTGCTGGGCATCATTTCCATCACCGCATGGATGCTGACCGGCAACAAAGATCGCTTTTTGAAGATTTTTCCAAGACCGGGCATCTCGGACGAGGACATCACCCGGGCCGAACGCTTCGGGGTGCCTTTGCGCGACGCCTTGCATCATGGCCGATGGGACAGCCTGCAGGCCGATTTGAATCGGTTGGGCGCCGTCGAAGTGGTACCGTCCTATATCCTGTTCGAACAGCGGATCCTTAAAATTTTCAACGTCTGGGCCAAGTTTATCCGGCGTAGCGGCCCGCCGGGCGATGCATCCAGACATTTCAGACTCAGATTATTCATTGGTTACCTTTTCGCGGCGGTTTTTCTGATCGCTCCACTGGCCACCGCCGTCACCTTCGTGCTGCGGATGCTGCACCGCGACAAGGTCAACCGATTGATCGACTATTATGCAAGCAATCGCTATCCACAAGAGACCAACGGGTAG
- a CDS encoding beta-ketoacyl-ACP synthase III encodes MSVFIQDVSAFMPNAPVDNDAIETVLGKVHDLPSRTKKVVLRNNKIERRYYAIDPTSGHLTHSNAQLTAEAIRRLKPYAGFRTDDIQCLCCGTTSPDLNFPGHALMVMGELGLPPIEAVSTSGICLSGMTALKFAYLNVAAGCSSNAVATGSELASSYMRSAFFTGNGHSDVDLEKTPIRAFDADFLRWMLSDGAGAVFMADRPAPDRLSLRIEWIEHYAFSGELETCMYGGGVKGENGAMTGWRRMEDIPDGQSRYLFNVRQDIKVLDKHIVPTMGRALISAVRKHQLSPEEVDWFLPHYSSAYFRPRFYEGMQQVGFEVPYDRWFTNLPTKGNTGSAAIFIILEELLHSGRLKEDQQLLCFIPESGRFAHCFMLLRVVGPEK; translated from the coding sequence ATGAGCGTATTTATTCAAGATGTATCGGCGTTCATGCCCAACGCGCCGGTGGACAACGATGCCATCGAAACCGTGCTGGGCAAGGTCCATGACCTGCCGTCACGAACCAAAAAAGTGGTCCTGCGCAACAACAAGATCGAGCGACGGTACTATGCCATCGACCCGACATCCGGGCATTTGACCCACAGCAATGCCCAATTGACGGCCGAGGCCATCCGCCGGTTGAAACCCTATGCCGGCTTCAGAACCGATGACATTCAATGCCTCTGTTGTGGCACCACCAGCCCGGACCTCAATTTTCCGGGCCATGCCCTGATGGTGATGGGCGAATTGGGTCTGCCGCCCATCGAGGCCGTCTCCACCAGCGGTATCTGTCTTTCCGGCATGACGGCCCTGAAATTCGCCTATCTCAACGTTGCCGCCGGCTGCAGCAGCAACGCGGTGGCAACCGGTTCGGAGCTTGCCTCCTCCTACATGCGTTCGGCCTTTTTCACAGGCAACGGCCATTCGGATGTGGATCTGGAAAAAACGCCGATCCGCGCCTTTGACGCGGACTTTTTGCGCTGGATGCTCTCCGACGGCGCCGGCGCCGTCTTCATGGCCGACCGTCCGGCCCCGGACCGACTCAGTCTGCGTATCGAGTGGATCGAGCACTATGCCTTTTCTGGGGAACTTGAAACCTGCATGTACGGTGGCGGGGTCAAAGGCGAAAACGGCGCCATGACCGGTTGGCGCAGGATGGAGGACATTCCGGACGGTCAGTCCAGATATCTTTTCAATGTGCGCCAGGACATCAAGGTGCTGGACAAACATATCGTCCCCACCATGGGCCGGGCCCTGATCAGTGCGGTACGCAAACACCAGTTGTCGCCCGAAGAGGTGGACTGGTTCCTGCCGCACTACTCTTCGGCCTATTTTCGGCCGCGCTTTTACGAAGGCATGCAGCAGGTGGGATTCGAGGTGCCCTACGATCGCTGGTTCACCAACCTGCCCACCAAGGGCAATACGGGCAGCGCCGCTATTTTCATCATTCTCGAAGAACTGTTGCACAGCGGCCGCCTGAAAGAAGATCAGCAACTGCTCTGTTTCATCCCGGAGAGCGGGCGTTTTGCCCACTGTTTCATGCTGCTGCGGGTGGTGGGGCCGGAAAAATAA
- a CDS encoding ABC transporter permease translates to MSKWLATLIKEWRLLSRDRTGLLLLFAMPAVLVVAMTLVQDNVLRRSGGLQVTGAVVDQDGGIVAQELVKALEGADVVSFTARVDGRATTEEDAAAWIEGGRFQFFVVLPKGLTAAVEEGVRHRVDRWMSHADTVPGSSLPGPEVALRFDPTLRHVYRTAVEGVVERALARVQTGVTLRYLGDAIDRKVQQRIAEMTGGYAPQAAQRLFPELEDDALFHPVAAVVANGVGTSGKERLPTAVQQNVPAWALFGMFFIVVPLSGALIRERREGIWARLMVMPVSKTVLILGKLSAYVGVCLVQFGCIVLVGRWLLPLLGTDPFVLGDRTGAILLVALCSALAANGFGLMLGVVARTNEQAAILGPVCVVIAAALGGIMVPVFAMPGIMQRISRGSPLGWAHDAFMNLLVRDSGFFEIWGQLALLLLFFAVTLAVSIVVLRRIHR, encoded by the coding sequence ATGTCCAAGTGGTTGGCCACATTGATCAAGGAGTGGCGGTTGCTGTCCCGCGACAGAACCGGGCTGCTGCTCCTTTTTGCCATGCCGGCGGTGCTGGTGGTGGCCATGACGCTGGTGCAGGACAATGTCCTGCGCCGTTCGGGCGGTCTTCAGGTCACCGGCGCGGTGGTGGACCAGGACGGCGGCATCGTGGCCCAGGAACTGGTCAAGGCCCTCGAGGGGGCCGACGTCGTTTCATTCACCGCCCGGGTCGATGGCCGTGCGACTACCGAAGAAGACGCCGCGGCCTGGATCGAGGGCGGCCGCTTCCAGTTTTTCGTGGTGCTGCCAAAGGGGTTGACCGCTGCGGTCGAAGAGGGGGTAAGGCATCGAGTGGATCGATGGATGAGCCATGCCGACACGGTCCCCGGATCGAGCCTCCCCGGGCCCGAGGTGGCCCTGCGCTTCGATCCGACCCTGCGCCATGTCTATCGCACCGCAGTGGAAGGGGTGGTCGAGCGCGCCCTGGCTAGGGTGCAGACCGGTGTGACCCTGCGTTACCTGGGAGACGCTATCGACCGTAAAGTACAGCAGCGCATTGCCGAAATGACCGGGGGATATGCGCCCCAAGCAGCGCAACGGCTTTTCCCCGAACTGGAGGACGACGCGCTTTTTCACCCGGTGGCGGCCGTCGTCGCCAACGGCGTCGGGACGTCGGGAAAAGAGCGGCTGCCCACGGCCGTGCAACAGAATGTGCCCGCCTGGGCACTGTTCGGCATGTTCTTCATCGTCGTTCCCCTCTCCGGTGCGCTGATCCGCGAGCGGCGTGAAGGCATCTGGGCGCGTCTCATGGTCATGCCGGTTTCCAAGACGGTTCTGATTCTGGGAAAACTGTCGGCTTATGTGGGGGTTTGCCTGGTGCAGTTCGGATGCATCGTGCTGGTGGGCAGGTGGCTGTTGCCCCTGCTGGGGACGGATCCCTTTGTCTTAGGAGACCGTACCGGCGCCATCCTGCTGGTGGCCCTGTGCAGCGCGCTGGCCGCCAACGGCTTCGGCCTGATGCTGGGGGTGGTGGCGCGTACGAACGAGCAGGCGGCCATTCTGGGACCGGTATGCGTGGTCATTGCCGCGGCGCTGGGCGGGATCATGGTACCGGTTTTTGCCATGCCGGGGATCATGCAGCGCATCAGCCGGGGGTCTCCCCTGGGTTGGGCCCACGACGCCTTCATGAATCTTCTGGTGCGCGACAGCGGATTTTTTGAAATTTGGGGGCAGCTGGCCCTGCTGTTGCTCTTTTTTGCCGTTACGCTGGCCGTCTCCATCGTGGTGTTGCGGCGGATCCACCGGTAG